The segment CGTGAGGAAGCGAGTTTCATAGACAAATCCTATAGGAATGCTCACTTCGTGGCGGCTTGGCACGCTTTGTGGGATCCCTGAAGCCTCTCGCGCACGGTCGGCGCGTCGGATTCTGCTGGATCATTCCCTGCACACGAGGAAAATTCCCCGTGATTCCGGGGTCTCCGGAACCTGCCACCTCGAATGATCCAGCAGAATCCGTCGCCACGGCACGGAAATCCGGCAGGACGGTGGCCGCGAGAGGGTTAAACCGCGACGGCGGCACCTTTCTCAGGTGCCGCCGTCGGGGTTCGGGGGTTCTAGTTGGCGTAGAACGGGTAGTCGGTGTACCCCTTGGCGCCTTCACCGTAGAACGTGGACGGATCCGGCTCGTTGAGCGGGAGGCCCTCACGCCACCTACGCGCGAGGTCCGGGTTGGCGATGGCGGGTCGGCCGACCACGACGGCGTCGGCGTGACCGTCGGCCACAAGTGCCACGGCTTCATCCAGTGTGGTCACTTCACCGAAGCCGGTGTTCACCAGGAACGTGCCGTTGAAACGCTCGCGCAGGTCCTGGACAAGCTCACCCTTGGGATCATGGTGAAGAATGCTGAGGTAGGCGAGGTTGAGCGAGGCGATGGTGTCCACCAGGACTTCATAGGTGGCGCGGACATCGGCGGGGTCGGTCTCGGCGATCCCCTGGACCGAGTGCTCCGGGGAAATCCGGATGCCGACCCGGTTGGCACCCAAGGCTTCAACCACCGCGTTGACGGTCTCGATCACGAGGCGCGCACGGTTTTCCGGGGAGCCGCCGTAGCTGTCAGTGCGGACGTTGGTGTTGGGAGCCAGGAATTCGTGCAGCAGGTAACCATTCGCCGAGTGGAGTTCTACGCCGTCGAATCCTGCCTCGACCGCGTTCCTGGAAGCCGTGACGATTTCCTGAATCACCGAGGGAAGTTCATCGGTGCTCAGTTCGCGGGGCACCGGGTACGGCTTCTTGCCGTTCGGTGTGCGGACTTCGCCGTCGATGGCCACGGCACTGGGTGCCACGATCTCATGCCCGCCGGTGATGTCCGCGTGGGAGACGCGCCCACCGTGCATGACCTGGGCGAACATCCGGCCGCCTTCAGCATGGACGGCGTCGGTCACCTTCTTCCAGCCCGCGATCTGTTCCTCCGTGACGAGTCCGGGCTGCCCGGGGTAGGACTTGCCTGCCGGCGTCGGGTAGGTGCCCTCGCTGACGATCAGCCCGAGGGAGGCACGCTGCCGGTAGTGTTCCACAACCAGCGGGCCGGGAATGCCTTCAGCCCCTGATCGGACACGGGTCAGCGGCGCCATGACCAAGCGGTTGGGCAGTTCAATCTCGCCGAGAGTCAAAGGGGAAAACAACATGGGCAGTGCCTTTCAAACGGGAACAGGTCCACTGGCGGCAACTGCCGCGCGCCTGCAACTATTCCTGTTGAGACGGGGATCACAGGACGACGCATTTCTTCCCAGCTGTCCTAGGGGACGCCCGGGCAGCCCTCGCCCCGCGGATTCACGATGCAGTTGTCGGCATAGTTGCGCGTGATCGACCTCCAGACGCTCACCTTCAGTGACGGCGACACGAACTGTCCTGTGCCGGGAATCGGCATGTTCGGGCCACCGTTCACGGAGTAGGTGCCGCGGAAGGTGGTGGTCACTGACACCCGAAAGTCACCAGTCTGTTGATACACGTGGCTTGTTCTCGTCTTTTGGCCCCATTCCGCCTCCGGAAGCGGCCCGCCGGCAAAGGGGGTCGGCCCGAGACTGTTGCCATCACCGTAGGCGTAGCTGTACTCCACGGGGGTTGCGACGATGTGGACTCGCTGGCCGAGGAGCGTCACATCGAATTGCTGCTCAACGGCGTCCGCGAAGATGTTGGTTTCAGCGCCCTTGAGCGTGTGCGGGCTTGGCTGCGCGGTCAGGTCTGCGGGCTTGATCGGAAGGTTGCGGAAGTCGCTCTCAATTCTCGCCGCAATCCTGGGCAGGACGTCCTCTGGCTTTTGGTCGTACAGGCAGGACGGACCATTGTTGCCCGATTTCCAGTCAATCCACGTGGGATTCGGAATCGCCTTAGGCGCGACCTTCCAGATAACTGGCGTTCCAGATTTCCCACCAGGCTCGCGGGGCGGGCATTGCACCTGCCCCGGTAGGCACTTCTTATCCAAGGCATTGTCGTCGACCTGACACTGGAGATCTGCCTTGTATTGGTTGGGGTCGTCGCTGACATAGTTTGGAGGGGCGGGGACGATTTCGCCGGTTTGGGGGTCACGGATCCAATTCTCAGAACCCACGTTCACGCCGTGTTCCTCGAAGTCGGCGATAATCGGGCTCTCCGCGACCTTTGCCATCGCCGGAACCGGGCAAGTCAGCGTCGCTGAGAACACCAAAAGTCCAGCCGAAAGGATGCTCAACCTTCGCTTCATTAGCGAATCAGTCCGAGGTCTATAGCCGTCCAACCGTTTGCGTCGAATTTTGTAACCATTTGGCTGGCTCTGTTTGAACCCTTTGTGGGTTCTTGATAGAGAGTCCCATCAATCTTGTATATGGTGACAGGCAGGTGGATTACTTGAACTGTGGCCTGCTGCGATTCCGCCCCGGGGGAGAACTTCGCGCTGACGGACGGCGTCTGGAGAGTCCCGCCGGCGATCCACTTCCCGTCAGCCCAGGCAAGCTTGATGGTGTCTTTCAATCCCCTACACAAAACACAATTTGGGCCCGAGATTTGGTCGACTATTGAGGCGTCACCAGTCTCATAAGCGTATGAAAGCGCTTGGAACCAGTACCTAGCAAACGCCTCCACGCCTTCCTTGCTGTTCGCCTTCGCGGCCTCCGGTAGAACCGGAACGGGCACGTTCTCCGCTTTCCCCTTGGCGTCGGCGGGTTTGTAAGCAGGGCTCGGAGAGGGGGTAACAGTGGCAGTTGCAGAACCCGTAGGCGTGGCAGATTGTTCGGCCTGCGGCTGGGTACTGTTCTCGCAGGCGGTCAGCGTCAACGCCGTTGCGAGGCTGACAATGACGAAGAGGCGGTTGCGAGCTGAAACCGAGGTGCGTGGAGTCATGGTTTGCTATCCCCAAATAGTTTTCAAGACTAAACGTTTCCAAAAATGGTAGCTTACTTCCCCATCTTGGCGGGAAAGTTATCCACAGGCTCCGCTTCACTACCCTGCGGCGCAGCACAACATGCGCAGCGCAGTACAACAAGAACAAACCAAAGGCCTCGACGACGGGACCGCGGCCAGGCCGCCCATCCGTCGTCGAGGCCCATGGGGCCTTTGAACTCCCGCCTACTGTTGAGCCGGCAGGACCAACTCCCCCGTCTTATCAGTCGACAAGGCGAGCGAAGAGATGAACTGCGGCTCGCCGTCGGGCCCGTCCTGGGCCGAGCGGACCATGTCCGGACGCTCGAACTCAAGGCCCGTCACGTGGCACATAAGCTTGGCGTCGCTCGGGTTGCCGTCGGCGTCGAACATGGGCAGATCGATTCCGTCGTCGGAGCGGCGCAGGTAGTACTTCCCGCGGGTCAACATGGCCAGCGCCGGCGGCAGCACAAGCGCCAGCCCGACGGCGAAGATCGGCGAGTATGGCTGGACAGCCGAACCGAAAGCGCCGAAGAACACCGCAATCGAGGCAACGGCCGAAACCAGCATCGAGATGAAGCCGACCGGGTTGACTGCGTAAAGCATGCCCCCGCGGAACTCGGGAACCTTCGGCGAAATCTTGAGCAAGTATTTGTTGATGGCAATATCGGACGCAACGGTGACAACCCACGCCATGGCGCAATTTGCGTAGAAACCAAGGATGCTATTGAGGAATTCGAACATGTTGGCTTCCATCAGCACTAGCGCAATCACCAGGTTCACAACCACAAACACCATCCGGCCCGGGTAGCTCTTGGTGATTCGTGTGAAGCTGTTGGTCCACGCGAGCGAGCCGGAGTAGGCGTTGGTCACGTTGATCTTGATTTGCGAAATGACCACGAGCACCACGGCCAAGGTCATCGCCAGCCACGCAGGCATCATTTCCTGGTAGACGCCAAGGAATTGGTGCACAGGCTCGTTGGCGTGGACGGAGGCGGCCGGATCCAGCGTCGCGATCAGATAGATGGCAATGAACATGCCTACGATCTGTTTGATCGCGCCGAAGATCACCCAGCCCGGTCCGGCCAGGATCACGGCTCGCCACCACGCGGCCTTGTTTTCGGCGGTCTTGGGCGGCATGAAGCGCAAGTAATCAATCTGTTCCGCGATCTGCGCCATAAGTGAAAGACAGACACCTGCGGCGAGCATCACGGAGGCCATGTTGGTGCCTTCGGCCCCGGATTTGCCCGTGAACGCGAAGAATTCCCCAATGCTGTCCGGGTGTGAAATCACCAAATACCCCACGGGAACCACCATGAGCAGGAGCCACAAAGGCGTGGTCCACACCTGCAGCTTGGACAAGGCTTTCATCCCGTAAATCACCAGCGGAATGACAATAAGGGTGGACGCCGCATAACCGAGCCACTGCGGAATCCCCAGCCCGAGTTCCAGGCCCTGCGCCATGATGGAACCCTCGAGCGCGAAGAAGATGAACGTGAACGTCGCGAAAATGACGTTCGTGACCACCGAGCCGTAATAGCCGAATCCGGAGCCCCTGGTGATGAGGTCAAGGTCAATGTTGAAGCGGGCCGCGTAGTAGGCCAAGGGAAATCCGGTGGCGAAAATGACCACGGCCGCCACCACAATTCCAAAAATGGCGTTCACGGTGCCATAAGAAATACCGATATTCGCGCCGATGGAGAAATCAGCCAAATAGGCGATTCCACCGAGCGCACTCGTCGCCACTACACCCGCACCCCACTTGCGGTAAGACCGTGGAGCGAACCTGAGGGTGTAGTCCTCCAGGCTCTCCTTTGCTGCACTCATCGCATCGGCATTGCCCGCCGTGCGGCTCCCGGCGGCTAGCGCCTCGGAAGGTTCGACGACGGCGACCGCCTGTGGTGAGCGGCCCGCCGTCGGGGGTTCAAGCACTTGCGTTGTCTTCGAATCGTCAGTCATCCCCGCAACCTTCTTTGTCTGGACATGTTTCCCCTCTGAACATGGCCTTGACGCTATCGGCGGGATGAAACCACGGAGTCTCCACGGTGTTTCCGGGCTGTAACTTATCCAGCGAGCCTGCCGCCAAGATTGCAGCTTCGGGTTTGTGGACGTCCAACAAAATCACCGTCCCACAAGCCCACTACCGTCATGAAGGAACGCACTATCACCGCAAGTAACGGCCGAGGAGCATCATGACCACCCAGCCAAACCCAAGGCGTACGTCCACCTATCCGATTCTGGAAACAGCCCGCGAGCAAGTCCTCGCGAAAGGCGAAGGCCTCAGCGAATCCCAGCTGCTTGAGATCCTGGAGCTTCCGGACGAGGCCCTCCCCGAAGCCCTCCAGCTTGCCCACGAAGTCCGCCTCGAGCATTGCGGCGAGGACGTGGAAGTAGAGGGAATCATCTCCATCAAGACCGGAGGATGCCCTGAGGACTGCCACTTCTGCAGCCAATCGGGCCTGTTTGACAGCCCGGTCCGGGGCGTCTGGCTCGACATCCCCGAGCTCGTGAAGGCCGCCAAGGAAACCGCTGCCACCGGGGCCACGGAGTTCTGCATCGTCGCGGCCGTCCGCGGCCCGGACATCAAACTCATGAACCAGATCAAGTTCGCGATCGACCGCATCAACGCAGAAGTGGACATCAACATCGCGTGTTCCTTGGGCATGCTCACCCAGCGCCAAGTGGACCAACTCGCCGAGTGGGGCGTCCACCGCTACAACCACAACCTCGAAACCGCGCGCAGCTACTTCCCCGAAGTCGTCACCACCCACACCTACGAGGAACGCCTCGACACCTGCAACATGGTCAAGGCAGCCGGCATGGAACTTTGCTGCGGAGCCCTGATCGGCATGGGCGAAACCACCGCCCAACGAGCCGAACTCGCCAGCCAGCTCGCGGCGCTCGAACCCCACGAAGTCCCGCTGAACTTCCTCAATCCGCGCCCCGGGACGCCCCTCGAAAACCAAGGAATCATGGACGGCAAGGACGCCCTCCGCGCTATCGCGGCGTTCCGCCTCGCCATGCCGCGGACCGTGCTTCGTTACGCCGGCGGACGGGAACTGACCTTGGGCGACCTCGGCACGCGCGAAGGCCTCATGGGCGGCATCAACGCCGTGATCGTGGGCAACTACCTCACCACACTCGGCCGACCCGCCGACGCGGACCTCAACCTCCTCGTGGAGCTGAACATGCCCATCAAGGAACTCCAGAAGTCGCTGTGAGCAGCAAGGTCACGGATAGTTACTGCGGTCTGTGCGGCGGGCGCCCGACGTCGGACGCTCACCCGAGCTGCCAGCAGCGCCTCGCGATGGAACCTCCCCGCTATTGCGCTGTTTGTCGGCGCCGCATGAAAGTCCAGGTCACGCCGCTCGGCTGGACCGCGGAATGCTCTCGCCACGGAAGGCTGACAACATGAGCGTCATCCAGCGCGACCGGGCGAGCCTCTGGCATCCGTACGCTCCGGCGTCGGGTTCGCTGCCGTTGTGGGAAGTCGAAGACGCCGACGGCGTGACGTTGCGGCTCCGCGACGAAACCGGCCGACGCCATGAGGTGCTCGACGCCATGTCCTCCTGGTGGGCGGTCATTCACGGCTACCGGAACCCGGTCCTGGACGCCGCGGCGAAGCGCCAACTAGACACATTCAGCCATGTGATGTTCGGCGGCCTCACCCACGAACCCGCGGTCGAACTGGCCGAACGCCTGGTTGCCGTGGCCCCTTCCGCGGCAGATCGGCCACGGCTGGAGCGGGTTTTCCTGGCGGATTCGGGGTCGGTGTCCGTGGAGGTGGCGCTCAAGCTGGCGGTGCAGTTCCAAACAGCTTCGGGGTTCCCCAGGAGGCAACGCTTCCTCAGCATCCGCGGCGGATACCATGGCGACACCTTCGCGGCGATGGGCGTCTGCGACCCCGTGGACGGCATGCATTCGGCGTTCCCCGGCCTGCTGGCTGCCAATGTGTTCGCCGCGAGACCGCCCGCCGTGGGCGCGCCACCCGGGGAAATCGCGGAGTGGCAGGCCCACGTCGAGGACCTTGCTGCGGAGCACGCGAATGAACTGGCCGCGATCATCGTGGAGCCCGTGCTTCAAGGCGCCGGCGGCATGTTCATCTACGCCGCCGAATGCCTGCGCATCCTCCGCGACATCGCCGATCGGCACGGGATCCTTTTGATCCTGGACGAGATCGCCACGGGCTTCGGCCGCACTGGTGAGTTGTTCGCCGCGCAACATGCCGGCGTGGTTGCGGACATCATGTGCGTCGGCAAAGCCCTCACCGGCGGTTACCTTACGCTCGCCGCGATGCTCTGCACGGGCGATGTGGCGGCCCGCGTTTCGAGCGGCGGTGCGGGTGCCTTGCTGCACGGCCCCACGTTCATGGGCAATCCGCTTGCGTGTTCAGTGGCCAATGCGAGCTTGGGCATTCTCGACGACGGTGCCTGGCGCAGCGATGTGGCCCGGATCGGCTCCGGCCTCGCGGCCGGCCTCGAAGCCGCCAACGCGTTCGACGCCGTCAAAGAGGTCCGCACGATCGGTGCCGTGGGCGTCATCGAGTTGAACACGGAAGTGGACGTCGCCGCAGTGACGAGTGCCGCCGTCGGGCACGGCGTTTGGCTGCGGCCGTTCCGGAACCTTGTTTACGCGATGCCGGCCTACATCAGTTCCGCCGAGGAGGTCCGGCGGATGGCCGAAGGCATGGTGGCGGCCGTGGCCGAGGTACACGGCCCATGAGCAGGTCCATGACCGTGTGGTTGGAACAGCAGGCCGCGGTCCGCGAGCGCCGGGGCCTCGTCCGCGCGCCCATGACGCGGCTCGGTGGGGACCCCGAGGTGGATCTCGCGAGCAACGACTATCTTGGCCTCGCGACGGACCCGAGGCTGGCAGAGGCTGCCCGGGAGGCCATCGGCCGTTGGGGGACCGGCGCCACGTCCTCGCGACTGGTTGCCGGAACCACGGCGCTTCACCTGGAGCTCGAATCCGAGCTCGCGGACCTCACCGGCATGGAATCCGGGTTGGTGTTCTCTTCCGGATACTTGGCTAATCTGGGCGTCACGACGGCGCTCGGCGGCCCCGGAACCCTCATCGTGGCCGACGAGCATTGCCATGCTTCGCTGATTGACGGTTTCCGGCTGAGCCGTTCGAGGGTGGAAACGGTCCCGCACAACGATCTCGGCGCAACCGAGCACCAGCTGCGCACCCGCGCGGAACCCCGGGCCTTGATCGCGGTCGAGTCCATCTACAGCGTCTTCGGCGATGCCGCCCCGCTCCCCCAGCTGCTGGCATTGGCCGAAGAGCACGACGCGATGCTCCTCGTGGACGAGGCCCACAGCCTCGGTGTTGCGGGCGTCGGCGCGGTTGAGGGTCACGGCTCGGTGGCTGGAACGGACCTCGCGGCCCACCCCAACGTGGTGTTGACCGCAACGCTTTCCAAATCACTCGGCAGCCAGGGTGGTGCCGTGCTTGGCAGTGCCCTGCTCCGCGAACACCTCGTCAACAGGGCCCGCAGTTTCATTTTCGACACCGGGCTCGCGCCGTCCTCGGCTGCGGCAGCGCTGGCCGCCGTCGGAATCATCCGGGCGGAACCGTGGCGCGCGGCGGCCGTCCATCGGAACGCTGCCAGCCTCACGGCCGGACTGGCGCCCGCGCTACACGCGCCAACACTACGGCGGCACGGCGCCGCCGGCGGGCCCGTCGTCGCGCCGTTTCAGACGGCTGGCGCCGTGCAATCCGTCCCCATGACCTCAGCCGCCGCGGCACTTGCGGCGAGTCAGGCGGCACACCGGGCGGGTATCCGCGTCGGCTGCTTCCGCCCGCCATCAGTTCCCGACGGCGTCTCGCGCCTGCGGCTGACGGCCCGCGCCACCCTGACGCCCCTCGACATCGACTACGCATGCGCGACGTTGCGCCGCATCCTGGAGGAAACACCATGAAACTGCCACACATAGTGCTGGTCACCGGAACGGACACCGGCGTCGGCAAGACCGTCGCGACGGCGGCGCTCGCGTCCGCGCTGCAGGCTGAGGGCCGCTCGGTGGCCGTGTACAAGCCTTGCCAGAGCGGCGATGCGGCGGGCGACTCCGACTGCACCGAAATCACCCGCTTGGCCGGACCACTCACGGCCGAGGCCGGCGTCGTGCTTCAAGAACCCCTCGCCCCGGTGCCCGCAGCCGCGCTGGACGGAGTCACCTTGCCGCCGCTGGCGGCGCATGCCGCACGCGTCCGCGAACTGGCCAGCACGCATGACCATGTCCTGGTGGAGGGTTCCGGCGGTCTCCTTGTGGAGTTGGACCCCGACGGCGGTACGCTGGCAGATCTGGGCAGTCACCTTGGGAGTGATGCCACCTTTGTGGTGGTCGCCCGCCCCGCACTGGGAACCCTGAACCACACGGCGCTGACACTCGAGGCCCTGGAACGCAGGGACCTGGCCATCCATGGCGTGATTCTAGGAACCTGGCCGGACGACCCGGGCGTGCTGGAACACGGCAACCGGGCGACGCTCGGCGCGTTGCGGCCGCTCCTTGGAGTGCTCCCCGAGCGCGCCGCGGAGCTCCCACCGGTGACGTTCCAGGCGGCGAGTGTGCACTGGCTGAGCGGTTTGGACTGCTTGAACGGGGCCTGGTCATGAGTGGCGCTTCTACCAGCGCCCAGACGTGCCCGTACATCGTGCTGCGGGAGCCCGGTGCAGTGCGGGAGGTCCTGCACCGGCCGGAAGACTTCAGCCCGGCGAACGCCCTCATCGCTGTGACACCGATGTCC is part of the Arthrobacter ramosus genome and harbors:
- a CDS encoding DUF6318 family protein, whose translation is MTPRTSVSARNRLFVIVSLATALTLTACENSTQPQAEQSATPTGSATATVTPSPSPAYKPADAKGKAENVPVPVLPEAAKANSKEGVEAFARYWFQALSYAYETGDASIVDQISGPNCVLCRGLKDTIKLAWADGKWIAGGTLQTPSVSAKFSPGAESQQATVQVIHLPVTIYKIDGTLYQEPTKGSNRASQMVTKFDANGWTAIDLGLIR
- a CDS encoding 8-amino-7-oxononanoate synthase, which translates into the protein MTVWLEQQAAVRERRGLVRAPMTRLGGDPEVDLASNDYLGLATDPRLAEAAREAIGRWGTGATSSRLVAGTTALHLELESELADLTGMESGLVFSSGYLANLGVTTALGGPGTLIVADEHCHASLIDGFRLSRSRVETVPHNDLGATEHQLRTRAEPRALIAVESIYSVFGDAAPLPQLLALAEEHDAMLLVDEAHSLGVAGVGAVEGHGSVAGTDLAAHPNVVLTATLSKSLGSQGGAVLGSALLREHLVNRARSFIFDTGLAPSSAAAALAAVGIIRAEPWRAAAVHRNAASLTAGLAPALHAPTLRRHGAAGGPVVAPFQTAGAVQSVPMTSAAAALAASQAAHRAGIRVGCFRPPSVPDGVSRLRLTARATLTPLDIDYACATLRRILEETP
- the bioD gene encoding dethiobiotin synthase — its product is MKLPHIVLVTGTDTGVGKTVATAALASALQAEGRSVAVYKPCQSGDAAGDSDCTEITRLAGPLTAEAGVVLQEPLAPVPAAALDGVTLPPLAAHAARVRELASTHDHVLVEGSGGLLVELDPDGGTLADLGSHLGSDATFVVVARPALGTLNHTALTLEALERRDLAIHGVILGTWPDDPGVLEHGNRATLGALRPLLGVLPERAAELPPVTFQAASVHWLSGLDCLNGAWS
- a CDS encoding adenosylmethionine--8-amino-7-oxononanoate transaminase, translated to MSVIQRDRASLWHPYAPASGSLPLWEVEDADGVTLRLRDETGRRHEVLDAMSSWWAVIHGYRNPVLDAAAKRQLDTFSHVMFGGLTHEPAVELAERLVAVAPSAADRPRLERVFLADSGSVSVEVALKLAVQFQTASGFPRRQRFLSIRGGYHGDTFAAMGVCDPVDGMHSAFPGLLAANVFAARPPAVGAPPGEIAEWQAHVEDLAAEHANELAAIIVEPVLQGAGGMFIYAAECLRILRDIADRHGILLILDEIATGFGRTGELFAAQHAGVVADIMCVGKALTGGYLTLAAMLCTGDVAARVSSGGAGALLHGPTFMGNPLACSVANASLGILDDGAWRSDVARIGSGLAAGLEAANAFDAVKEVRTIGAVGVIELNTEVDVAAVTSAAVGHGVWLRPFRNLVYAMPAYISSAEEVRRMAEGMVAAVAEVHGP
- a CDS encoding alkene reductase, with the translated sequence MLFSPLTLGEIELPNRLVMAPLTRVRSGAEGIPGPLVVEHYRQRASLGLIVSEGTYPTPAGKSYPGQPGLVTEEQIAGWKKVTDAVHAEGGRMFAQVMHGGRVSHADITGGHEIVAPSAVAIDGEVRTPNGKKPYPVPRELSTDELPSVIQEIVTASRNAVEAGFDGVELHSANGYLLHEFLAPNTNVRTDSYGGSPENRARLVIETVNAVVEALGANRVGIRISPEHSVQGIAETDPADVRATYEVLVDTIASLNLAYLSILHHDPKGELVQDLRERFNGTFLVNTGFGEVTTLDEAVALVADGHADAVVVGRPAIANPDLARRWREGLPLNEPDPSTFYGEGAKGYTDYPFYAN
- the bioB gene encoding biotin synthase BioB, translating into MTTQPNPRRTSTYPILETAREQVLAKGEGLSESQLLEILELPDEALPEALQLAHEVRLEHCGEDVEVEGIISIKTGGCPEDCHFCSQSGLFDSPVRGVWLDIPELVKAAKETAATGATEFCIVAAVRGPDIKLMNQIKFAIDRINAEVDINIACSLGMLTQRQVDQLAEWGVHRYNHNLETARSYFPEVVTTHTYEERLDTCNMVKAAGMELCCGALIGMGETTAQRAELASQLAALEPHEVPLNFLNPRPGTPLENQGIMDGKDALRAIAAFRLAMPRTVLRYAGGRELTLGDLGTREGLMGGINAVIVGNYLTTLGRPADADLNLLVELNMPIKELQKSL
- a CDS encoding purine-cytosine permease family protein, which gives rise to MTDDSKTTQVLEPPTAGRSPQAVAVVEPSEALAAGSRTAGNADAMSAAKESLEDYTLRFAPRSYRKWGAGVVATSALGGIAYLADFSIGANIGISYGTVNAIFGIVVAAVVIFATGFPLAYYAARFNIDLDLITRGSGFGYYGSVVTNVIFATFTFIFFALEGSIMAQGLELGLGIPQWLGYAASTLIVIPLVIYGMKALSKLQVWTTPLWLLLMVVPVGYLVISHPDSIGEFFAFTGKSGAEGTNMASVMLAAGVCLSLMAQIAEQIDYLRFMPPKTAENKAAWWRAVILAGPGWVIFGAIKQIVGMFIAIYLIATLDPAASVHANEPVHQFLGVYQEMMPAWLAMTLAVVLVVISQIKINVTNAYSGSLAWTNSFTRITKSYPGRMVFVVVNLVIALVLMEANMFEFLNSILGFYANCAMAWVVTVASDIAINKYLLKISPKVPEFRGGMLYAVNPVGFISMLVSAVASIAVFFGAFGSAVQPYSPIFAVGLALVLPPALAMLTRGKYYLRRSDDGIDLPMFDADGNPSDAKLMCHVTGLEFERPDMVRSAQDGPDGEPQFISSLALSTDKTGELVLPAQQ